A genome region from Penaeus chinensis breed Huanghai No. 1 chromosome 22, ASM1920278v2, whole genome shotgun sequence includes the following:
- the LOC125036816 gene encoding mucin-1-like: MQTFSICNSKQLPRVTSTHSLCSTPHSLCSTPTPCPRPPLLVFDPHFLSSIPTPCPRSPLPVLDPHSLSSTPTLCSRPPLLLLDTHSLSSTPTSCPRPPLPVLDSHSLSSTPTPCPRPPLPVLDPHSLFSTPTPCSRHPLPVLDPHSLSSTPTPCPQPSLPVLDPRLPVL, from the coding sequence ATGCAGACTTTCAGTATCTGTAACAGTAAGCAGTTGCCTCGAGTCACATCCACCCATTCCCTGTGCTCGaccccccactccctgtgctcgacCCCCACTCCCTGTCCTCGACCCCCACTCCTTGTTTTCGACCCCCACTTCCTGTCCTCGATCCCCACTCCCTGTCCTCGATCCCCACTTCCTGTCCTCGACCCCCACTCCCTGTCCTCGACACCCACTCTCTGTTCTCGACCTCCACTCCTTTTACTCGACACCCACTCCCTGTCCTCGACCCCCACTTCCTGTCCTCGACCCCCACTCCCTGTCCTCGACTCCCACTCTCTGTCCTCGACACCCACTCCCTGTCCTCGACCCCCACTCCCTGTCCTCGACCCCCACTCCCTGTTCTCGACCCCAACTCCCTGTTCTCGACACCCACTCCCTGTCCTCGACCCCCACTCCCTGTCCTCGACCCCCACTCCCTGTCCTCAACCCTCACTCCCTGTCCTCGACCCCCGACTCCCTGTGCTGTGA
- the LOC125037118 gene encoding crustacyanin-A2 subunit-like, whose protein sequence is MRGASLPYAVVVAGVVAVAEGLFGIPEFLELGGCANVTLMEDFDPVKYQGLWFDIASVPNEYQVTKQCISQNYTWTGNEMRVLGRGLSADGMKVRQGMYMVSEELDGPANPAHMTVIMDGMPESPYEVISTDYTNYSCVYSCLEYFGFRAEFFWLFSRTPWVSSWALETCQQDLEDMGIDSTKMIEILQGETCPYNSKLDAILEENRKFMMKNIGGQIPVATAPSPTNFSSLDERGRAANEEPISPWKTTGVNTAPKDEDPEADPDDTGAAETPTATRLVCLLALSVALLPVVAR, encoded by the exons ATGAGAGGGGCGTCGCTACCTTACGCCGTCGTGGTCGCGGGCGTCGTTGCGGTGGCCGAGGGGCTGTTCGGCATCCCGGAGTTCCTGGAGCTCGGAGGCTGCGCCAATGTGACTCTCATGGAAGACTTCGATCCCGTTAAG tACCAAGGGCTGTGGTTCGACATCGCCAGCGTACCCAACGAATACCAGGTGACGAAGCAATGCATTAGTCAGAACTACACGTGGACAG GCAACGAAATGCGTGTGCTGGGCAGAGGCCTGTCCGCAGACGGGATGAAGGTGCGCCAGGGCATGTACATGGTGTCGGAGGAGCTGGATGGCCCTGCAAATCCAGCTCATATGACTGTCATTATGGATGGGATGCCGGAGTCGCCCTATGAG GTCATCTCCACGGACTACACCAATTACTCGTGCGTTTACTCTTGCCTCGAGTACTTCGGATTCAGGGCAGAGTTCTTCTGGTTATTCAGCCGGACGCCGTGGGTCTCCAGCTGGGCCCTTGAGACGTGTCAGCAGGACCTCGAAGACATGGGTATCGATTCCACCAAAATGATCGAAATCCTTCAGGGAGAG ACATGCCCCTACAACAGCAAACTGGACGCCATTCTTGAAGAGAATCGAAAGTTCATGATGAAGAACATCGGGGGTCAAATCCCTGTGGCCACCGCCCCCAGCCCGACGAATTTCAGCAGTCTAGACGAG AGAGGAAGGGCAGCTAATGAAGAGCCAATCTCACCGTGGAAAACGACAGGGGTCAACACCGCTCCGAAAG ACGAGGACCCGGAAGCGGACCCTGACGACACAGGCGCCGCAGAGACCCCAACTGCCACGAGGCTCGTGTGTCTGCTGGCTCTTAGCGTGGCTCTCCTGCCCGTTGTGGCTCGATAA